ATGCTCCTCGCACCAACCACAGCAAGACTTCTACTTCTCGATTCGACAGTTGACAGGTTTCGACTGGAGTCGTGGAAGTAACATGGGAAGCTTGAAACTGCCGGAAAAAACGTGTAGCTACCGCAGCAGGTAGGTATACTTCACCGCGTAACACAGTGACAATGGCATCCCATAGCTGCTGGGTTAACTGAGACTTGAACACGTAACCCATTGCTCCAGCTTGCATGGCGCGATAAATCCAGTAATCCTCTTGATGGGCTGACAGCACCAGGGGCTTAACTTGCTCCTGCCTTTCTTGCAACTGCCGCAGTACTGCTATTCCATCACCATATTCTAGTTCCATATCGAGTAGCATCAGGTCGGGATGTCGCTGTGCTGTTAAAGATATAGCTGTTTCTACGCTGCTGGCTTCTCCAACTACGGTACAACCTCCACCTTGTTCGGCTTGATAAAGATCGAGTAGCGTTCGTAGCCCAGACCGAAAGCGTTGATCGTCTTCAACTAGCAAAATTGATAACGTTTTTGTTTGTCCCGATCGAGTCAACATAAAACTACCTCCAATAGTTAAGTTGATGTGAGAGAACGCAGGAGAATCAATGAAAATTCTGCTCCTTTGACAGGCAAATTTTTTGCCCAGAGGTTTCCTTGGTGAGCCAGTACTACTTTTTGGGCGATCGCTAACCCTAAACCAGTGCCACCAGGACGGCGAGAATAAAATGGGGTAAATAAATACTGCAAATCGGCTGGTGATAGTCCCGTTCCTTGATCGGCAATCGAGATTAGCACTTCGCTATGAAATACTTGCCAATCGATCGCGATCGTGCTACCAACTGGACTAAAGTGGATGGCGTTACTAAGTAAGTTATCGAAAACTTGTTTCATTTGTAAGCGATCGAGACTTAAGACAACTGACATATCGGGATAGCGAACTTGTAGTTGTTTTTCTGCAATCCAAGCCTGAAAACCTTGAAGGCTTTCAACAACTAAACTCTGTAAATCTTGTAGAGTGAATCGCAATGTTTCAGAATCGCTACAGTAAATCAGTTCGGTTAAATTTCTGTCTAAATCTTGAGTTGTTTCGCGAATAATAGCTGCCCGATCCTGCAAAGAGCCTTGTGTTAAACTGCAATAGAGAGTTTCTGCATACAATCCAATTAAACTGAGTGGTTGGCGTAATTGGTGTCCTACCCGCTGAATAATTTGTTCTAAAATTTGAATTTGATGCTGTTGTTGTAAAGATTCTACATGACGTTCTAAATATTCGCTGACTAGCACCGCTGTTTGTTGGATATATTGCTGCCAACTGAGAGAGAGAATGTCTTTAGCTACAATCAAAAGATACTGACATTGCTGTTGTTGATAACCATACGGACAAAAATACACAACGGTATTTTCTAGGCGATCGCCAACGATTTGAAGTAGTGAAAAAGCTGGAGGAAATTCCACCAGCCAGGTTTCCGAACGTAACTCAGATAATAGATCTAGCGAAAAAGGTAGGGGAGTTTCTGCCGCTACCACTTGTCGCCGCGCTCCAGAAAGGGGATCGATATAAATGATTTGCGCCCAAGCAATCGCAGATTGAGTTATTAGTTGTTCTAATTGAAATTGGAGAAAATGGCACAGTTTTTTAGAGCTATTAGTGCTAGAATTACGCTCTAAAACTAGTGGATTTGAGCCTGAAATTAGCTTGAGGCTGCGATTTAGATTGAGTATTTTGTCTGCCATAATTATGCTACAGATGCAATCTGATGTGAGATGTCAAATAAGCAAAAAATAACTAGAGCCAAATTATTAAAGTCTTCACTATTATTTAGGCGCTTTTAAGTCTAGGGTTCCAGGTTGTGGTAAAGGAAAAGTAGGAGCGAAAGTTGGTGAGGGTGTGGGAGTTGGAGGTGTGGGCTGAACCTGTACAAGGAATGCTTGTTTAACAGATTGTTGCCGATCGTTAGTGGCGGTGAGAACTATTTGGGATAAATTTGTTGTGGCTTTCAGCGTAGTAGAACCGCTAGCTGTAACATTACCAAAAGGATCTAATGATACATTGAGATCGTCGCCCTGAATTTGCCACTTCAAAGTAATATTTTGTCCCTCTTTCAAAAATACAGTAGGAGACTTTTGCGGAGTTTTGCCATTGAGGGTAAAAGAAATAATTTTCGGTGCTACAGCTAAGATTTGAACTTTAATCGTTTCTGAAAGTTGAGGTTGCTGCCGATTATTGGATTTAGGTTGTAGTTGAAGTGTATATCCGCCTGGTGTCGCAGGAAGTTTAACAGGGACATCGTTGCAGATTAATTCATCATTGAGTAGCGGTGGACAATTTTGGCGCAAATTTTGAGGAATCTTGGTATTAAAGTTGAAACTTGTGGGAGCAATTTCCACACCGTTGTCACTCTTACCGATCGCTAATAACTGCGTCATTTGACTAAAGTTTCTCACTCTCCAACTCAACAATACGCGCTCGCCTTGCTGATATTGAGCTTTTTTAGATGAAAAGCTGACAACTTGTGGTAATGGTTTTGACTTAATCTCGACATCCATCTGTTTGTCGATCGTTGTATTAGAATTCTGTGGTAAAAGTTGCAGGGTAAAGTTATAATTTCCTGCTACCCGTGCTTCTGTAGTGAAGTTACGACAATCCAAAATGCGGTTTTCAAATTGGCAAAATTGGCTCAAATTTTGGGGTAGTTGTCCATCTAAATTAAAGCGTTGTGCTGGATTGGCAACTCCATCCTTAGTTATTACCAACGTAAGTTGTGCTAGGCGATCGGCATTCAGAATCTTCCAGTTTAGGCGCACTCTCCCTCCTTCAGTATAAGTAGGACTATCCGTGCTAAACTCGGTTAATTCTGGTGGAGAGACGGGCTGGAAAAATAAGAGCCAAATTGCAAATCCCAACCCAGAAACTAAGCTTAAACATCCTAAGAGAATCAACAAAAATTGCCACCAAGGTCTACTTTTCCATAAGAGTATCCCTTGCGGTAGCTTTTCTGGTACGGGTAATCCCTGTAAGTCTTGAAGTTCTATTTGAAATGGAAGCTGTAACCCAGATCCAAATAGGGGTCGTTGCCACCAGCGAATCGGTGTAACGGTAATATTAATATTCGCCCGCATACCGATCGGCAGTTGCACGGGTGAGGGTTTGCAGATATATCTGCAAAATTCATCCTCATCCTGACTTTTAGCACTAATCTTTAACTCCCGCAATAAGTTTCCCTGGTTTGTCAGTTGCAGTTGATACTGTCCCGACTTGTGGCTGACTCTGCCCAAAATTGTTTCTAGCTCTACGCCCAGCGAGTATACGGCTGGTACTTCCAAATACACCAAATCGAGTAAAACCAGATCCGCATCATTGGTTGATTTCAGCTGTAATGTTGGGGAGTAATGTCCCGCTGGCGTGTCTTCTGGCAAATGGAGATCGAAGATAATTTGTCCTTGCTGGTCTGGGTTTAACTCTAGTCCATCTGCTGCTACTACCAGCCCAGACCCCTGAAATTCAGGTGGCGCATACTTGATAGTAAACCAGTCTTCGTCTGCGTCAAAACAATTTAAATAATATCGATCGACGCGATCGGAACGATTTTTGACTGTAACGAGTAGCTGTAGCGATCGCCCTGGCTGCACTTGTAATGGGCGATCGGGATTGGTGGTAGGCGTAAGAGTAAAGGTAGGGTCGTGGAATCGAGTGACTGTTCGCTCTTTAACTAAAACTTGGAGCTGACGCGGGTACTGAATCGGAGTATCTTCAGCATAGTGTTCTGGGGAATCTACTACCAAGGTATAGTCATACGTTCCTGGAAGTGCTTCAAAGGGAATTTGAAACTGAAACGTCACTTCGCCACTTTGCTGCGGGTCGAGCGCGAGGCGTGTCTGTGTATTAGGACACCACTGGCTGAGGGTTTGAGAAACTCGATCCAAAAAAATATCGATCGCCGCACCGCGATTGCCTTGGTTAATCACAATAACGTGAAGTTCTAATGTTTCTCCAGGAAACCCTGCTTGAGCGTCAACCGGATTGAGAATGACTTTTAAGGGAGTTTGAGTAGCAAACATATCGGGCAACTCCTATTTGAGCAAGTGCAGCCTGACTTGAAAATCTTCTCCACCACTGGCAATTAACGTTCTCTGCTCGTCTGCCACCAGATCGATAGACGCGATTCTCCGAGAGAGGGTAGCGACAATCTGCTTTTGAGTCGGATCGTGCTTTTTGTTTTCGGCGATCGCCCAGGCAACGATCTGTCCGTCATCTCCAGCACTGACAAGCTGCCGACCGTCTGGGGTGAAGCGAATACTTCTTACATCTGCTGGAGATGCTTGCCAGCGATCGCTAATTTCACATTTGGTCTGTGGCAGTTGCGAGCTAGAATCTTTCAGATAATTGGATTTCATTATTTGGCATTTTTGCAAGTTCCAGAGAGTGATGTAACCATCCGAATCAGCCGTCGCTAGCAAGTGAGATTTTGGGGCAAAGGCAATACTCCAGAAAAAGTCATTTTCACCTTGATTCCCAAACTGAGATGAAAGCAAGATTTGAGTGGGGCGAGGATTTCCTGGTTGACTGAGATCCCAGCGCAGCAAGCGTTTGAATTGTCCCGTACTGACAAGTATCTTTTCATCTGGACTTAAGGCGATCGCCCAGACTTGAAACTGAAAGCGATCAGGGAGAATAAACCGTTGCGGATTAGAGCTAGATTGACCGAGAGGAGGAATCAGCCACTTTCGCACAGTACCGCTACCATAACCGCTGTACAAATAGCGAGAATTTCGGGTGAATGCCAATGAGAGGACGCGATCGCCTGTTTTATCTTTGCCATCTTTCAGGCTAAATTGCTTGCGTCCCGTATTCACGTCCCATGCCTGAATCTCACCATTTTCTAAGCCAGCAAAAACCTGGTTATTATTCACTGGGATCAATTCCAGCGCTCTCACAGCTTGTCCCAGTACTGCTAGTAATCCCTGGGGAGATTCGGGTTTGCGATTACTACAAACCGCATTTAAGGAACCCTCAGCCAATGCACCTTGGGGACGCAGCGTTTCTGGTTTGACAAATAGCCAACTTGGGGCGATCATCCAACTGCGAATCGTACAATCATCAGCACCACTCAAAACCAGGGGAAAACGACCGCTCGTACCGCTAAAGCGGACGGCATTAACTGTAGCAAGATGAGAAATTGGTGCGGGTTGTAAGATAATAGCTAACAAAGCCGACAATAAAGCTAGCAAGATGAGAAGCAACCACATTGGCACAATCGGTAACACTTTTAGCGTCAATAATTGAGTTGCCGGATCTGTGCTGCCCAATATCTGATTAGATAACCAGGCTTTAGCTTCAATCTGTAAGCGTTTAACCCGACCAATCCAAGGGCGTTTGACTTTTACGCTCAACCTTACCGATGTCTCTGTTGCCAATGGTAGATCTGCATTTTCAGGATCGACTTGGAACTGACAGGATTGACAATCTTTTCCCCGCAATTCGATCGCGACCTGTTGCAAGAGGTTGCTGGCATTTTTAAACTGTAATTGAAATATAGCAATATTAGATAGCCAGTGTTTCAGTTGGCTGCTCTGTGCTGGTAGCCGTTGCTGTGAGGGCTGCACCTCAAATTGCACAAATCCTACTGGTAAGACTTCTAAAATACCTGCGGTACTTACTGTCGCTCCTGCTCGATCTCTGGCAACGACTGTAAATGGATAGTCCTGACTGGCGGTTTGACTAACCCCAGGTGGACGGCATTGAAAGGAAATCTCTGCTTGCTGACCTGCTTCTAGCTGCAAGCGTCGTTCAGCAGTGCCGAGCGCCCATGAGAGGTCTATATCCTTCAAGTTCAAAACAACTTCAGCTGAGCGCAAGCCTAAGTTTTGCACCTGTACGGCAATATCAACTGTATTGCGAGGATAAACTTGCAGCCGTTGTCGGGGTAAAGTAACGCTTAATAGTGGTGCTTTCTCTCCTGGCTCTACGGTGAGGCGTAACACTAATCGGCGTTCTGTTGCCAATTGTGGCGAAGAAACTTTAACCGTCAGATTAATATCGCCAACAAAATACGCGATTGGCGAGGCTAAAATTTCTACTTGAAACTGGGTGCGATCGCCTGGTGGTTTAGCGGCAGAAACTTCAGGTGAGAGACGATACCAAGATTCTCGATCGCCTGCTGCGGCTAAAATTTCCAATTCAAAAGCGGCAAATTGTTCGCTGCGGTTGATCGCTATCACCCCAAAAGTAGCGGTTTCTCCAGGTCGGAAGGTAAGGCTTTGCGTTGTCAAACTGGCATCGATAACATGATTCATCATGATAGAAATTCCTGCCTGCCGTCATTGGCGATCGACCATCATCGTTTCAGAGTAGGTTTCTAGTCGCGTGTTGCTCTATGTCTGATACTATTTGCAAAATGGAAGTTGGGAGTCGGGGGAAGAAATTTTTATCCCTGGTTGTGAACGATAGTTCATGATGTCTCCTGGTTCTATGTGTATCAAGTGTATTCAGTTCCAATGCTTAAATTCTTTCAGATTCTTACGGAGATTTATTAGATTCTTATGGTGAAGCGCGAATCTGTTTCGGTGTTAATCTGGTTAAGCGTTTAAACTGTTGCGTTAAATGACTTGGGCTAGAGAAACCCACTTGTAGGGCAATATCGGCGATCGCCAAGTCGGTTTTTGCCAGCATCTGTTTTGCCCGTTTCACCCGCTGTTGAATCACGTACTAGTGAGGTGAAATCCCTGTAGTGCGTTTGAACAGACGGTAGTGCGTCAGGAAAGCGTGGAATTGATATCATACAGATGAAGAAAATTCATCTATTCTCAAAAGCAATGCCTTGTCCACTATGTAGTCATGATAAGACCTACAAACATGGGAAAACGAGTAAGGGTAGCCAACGCTACCGTTGCCCAAGCTGCAAACAAACATTTACCGATACCTTTGACACGATTTACTATCGTCGGCAAGTGAGTGAAGAGGAAGTGCGGATTGTGTTGCAATCTTACTGTGAGGGCACCAGCCTACGTGGTATTAGTCGTGTGAGCGGGCTGTCCTACAACACGGGAGTTAGTCTGATTAGAGCCACAAGTCAGAAAGCTCAACTAGTTCACAACGCGCCCAGTACAAGATGTCGATACAGATGCGATTACTGCGGATGAGTTGTGGTCGTTTGTGGAAAAAAACACTCATCACTGCTTACCAGAAGAGCTAGACGTAGGAGATTGTTGGGTAGCCTTAAGTCTGGCACAGTTGAGTGGGCTGATTCTCTGTGGTCGCGTAGGCAAGCATAGCGATCGGTTAGCGATTGAGTTAGTGGCTAGTACTGAGGGCAAGACTGATTGCAAAGAATGGGGGACTGATGGCTGGAGTGGATATGAGCGAGTTTTACCAACAGAGGTTGACCACTACATCAGCAAACTTTTAACGCAACGGTTAGAGCGCACCAATGGTATTATCCGCTACTCAAACAGAACGTTGGCACCGACGACAACACAAATTTGGCAAGATTTGGGAGCAGACGAAGATCACCTTGCGTTTGGTCATCAGCTACTTTAATTGGATTTGGGTGCATTCTCGTTTAGGAACCACAGCCGCGTGGGCGTGCAGATTTAACCTTAGAACCTTGGACAGGCGCGAGATATAGCTGTTTATCCCACACTTTGCTGATGCACTATCCACAATATTACAGTTGTAGATAAGCTAAACTAGATTTGTAAGGAAATACAGTTTAGCAATGCTTGATACATCCAACGTGTTTTTAACAGGTGTTGTATTAGAAGCGCTCTCCCAATGGAGCAGTAGATTGAAA
The DNA window shown above is from Chroococcidiopsis sp. SAG 2025 and carries:
- a CDS encoding response regulator transcription factor, whose amino-acid sequence is MLTRSGQTKTLSILLVEDDQRFRSGLRTLLDLYQAEQGGGCTVVGEASSVETAISLTAQRHPDLMLLDMELEYGDGIAVLRQLQERQEQVKPLVLSAHQEDYWIYRAMQAGAMGYVFKSQLTQQLWDAIVTVLRGEVYLPAAVATRFFRQFQASHVTSTTPVETCQLSNREVEVLLWLVRGASNEAIAKQLYISIATVKAHLTSIFEKLQVTSRTQAIVTAMKLGLVQP
- a CDS encoding HAMP domain-containing sensor histidine kinase, whose product is MADKILNLNRSLKLISGSNPLVLERNSSTNSSKKLCHFLQFQLEQLITQSAIAWAQIIYIDPLSGARRQVVAAETPLPFSLDLLSELRSETWLVEFPPAFSLLQIVGDRLENTVVYFCPYGYQQQQCQYLLIVAKDILSLSWQQYIQQTAVLVSEYLERHVESLQQQHQIQILEQIIQRVGHQLRQPLSLIGLYAETLYCSLTQGSLQDRAAIIRETTQDLDRNLTELIYCSDSETLRFTLQDLQSLVVESLQGFQAWIAEKQLQVRYPDMSVVLSLDRLQMKQVFDNLLSNAIHFSPVGSTIAIDWQVFHSEVLISIADQGTGLSPADLQYLFTPFYSRRPGGTGLGLAIAQKVVLAHQGNLWAKNLPVKGAEFSLILLRSLTST
- a CDS encoding helix-turn-helix domain-containing protein, with translation MIQQRVKRAKQMLAKTDLAIADIALQVGFSSPSHLTQQFKRLTRLTPKQIRASP